The Gasterosteus aculeatus chromosome 8, fGasAcu3.hap1.1, whole genome shotgun sequence genome has a window encoding:
- the LOC120824395 gene encoding uncharacterized protein LOC120824395 isoform X8 has translation MLYKYFKMWTFILIGLNIISMVYGYASGYFPETCGTMLPLHDADPQTSKPPYEVSYQQGHVRDPITVCLSSPTGKDFMGFMLKALDTSKEEGPPLGKFTLLDSGLDQLLTCSGSGEGSAVSHKNNRRKTRICVNWTAPQDAGASTTFRATFSETYKTFWTKVDAILPPPTPIPSTLPSTQPSTATSTQPSTATSAQPSTATSAPSSTQPGTSTSTQPSATTSTQPSTATSAPPSTHPGTSTSTQPSTTTSAKPSTHPGTSTSTQPSTTTSAKPSTQPGTATSSPPSTQPGLFLLICLQKAGTVKMNVVLFLGVLKMELSNIFLTALSDGPFSRHLNKVSQTFFVVLCGVVETSALALFCLANPINVSLVALVSVAIVFNIIELVIVCLPIGPSHELKEISDHVVKVSSFIHQTFTTAAIFVGILEVDKHKGTRTDSRILKVMVAFTVLLLLFEMWVFISSTQRKAMLRRKTGCPANRERGRPRGKQKLGAAKGIVIAVSVIFIVAFLCFGVTVAVMILGCHQESGCA, from the exons ATGTTATACAAATACTTTAAG ATGTGGACGTTTATTCTGATTGGACTTAACATCATCTCAATGGTTTACGGGTATGCGAGCGGTTACTTCCCAGAGACGTGTGGAACTATGTTACCTCTGCACGATGCCGATCCTCAGACCTCGAAGCCGCCTTACGAGGTTTCTTACCAACAGGGACACGTTAGAGACCCGATCACAG TCTGTCTCAGCAGCCCGACAGGCAAAGATTTCATGGGATTTATGTTGAAGGCTCTGGACACGAGCAAAGAAGAAGGACCACCTCTTGGAAAATTCACCTTGCTTGATTCTGGATTAGATCAACTCTTGACTTGTAGTGGTTCAGGA gaGGGCTCGGCTGTCAGTCACAAGAATAATAGAAGAAAGACTCGGATTTGTGTCAACTGGACGGCACCGCAGGACGCAGGCGCCAGTACGACTTTCAG AGCCACATTTTCTGAGACTTATAAAACATTCTGGACAAAAGTGGATGCAATTcttccaccccccaccccaataCCAAGTACTCTACCAAGTACTCAACCAAGTACTGCTACAAGTACTCAACCAAGTACTGCTACAAGTGCTCAACCAAGTACTGCTACAAGTGCTCCTTCAAGTACTCAACCAGGTACTAGTACAAGTACTCAACCAAGTGCTACTACTAGTACTCAACCAAGTACTGCTACAAGTGCTCCTCCAAGTACTCATCCAGGTACTAGTACAAGTACTCAACCAAGTACTACTACAAGTGCTAAACCGAGTACTCATCCAGGTACTAGTACAAGTACTCAACCAAGTACTACTACAAGTGCTAAACCAAGTACTCAACCAGGTACTGCTACAAGTTCTCCTCCAAGTACTCAACCAG GGCTGTTTCTCTTGATCTGCCTCCAGAAAGCCGGCACTGTGAAGATGAATGTTGTCCTTTTCTTGGGGGTACTTAAAATG GAACTGTCAAATATATTTCTTACTGCCCTCTCCGACGGCCCCTTTTCTCGTCATCTAAATAAG GTGTCTCAGACATTCTTCGTGGTGCTGTGTGGGGTTGTTGAAACATCCGCTCTGGCCTTGTTTTGTCTGGCCAACCCTATCAAC GTCTCTCTCGTGGCTCTTGTGTCTGTGGCGATAGTGTTTAATATCATAGAGCTGGTGATCGTCTGTCTGCCAATTGGACCCAGTCATGAACT AAAGGAGATCAGTGACCACGTTGTCAAAGTGTCTTCCTTCATCCACCAGACCTTCACAA CTGCTGCCATCTTTGTTGGTATTTTGGAGGTTGACAAACACAAAGGGACCCGGACGGACTCTCGGATTCTGAAAGTGATGGTAGCTTTCACAGTGTTACTACTGCTGTTTGAAATGTGGGTTTTCATAAGCAGCACTCAAAGGAAAGCGATGCTGAGAAGGAAAACAG GGTGTCCAGCAAACCGTGAGAGGGGCAGGCCAAGAGGAAAACAG AAGCTCGGTGCAGCTAAAGGGATCGTCATCGCTGTCTCAGTCATCTTCATCGtcgcattcttgtgttttggtgTCACTGTGGCTGTCATGATACTCGGATGTCATCAAGAGTCGGGATGTGCATGA
- the LOC120824395 gene encoding uncharacterized protein LOC120824395 isoform X7: MLYKYFKMWTFILIGLNIISMVYGYASGYFPETCGTMLPLHDADPQTSKPPYEVSYQQGHVRDPITVCLSSPTGKDFMGFMLKALDTSKEEGPPLGKFTLLDSGLDQLLTCSGSGEGSAVSHKNNRRKTRICVNWTAPQDAGASTTFRATFSETYKTFWTKVDAILPPPTPIPSTLPSTQPSTATSTQPSTATSAQPSTATSAPSSTQPGTSTSTQPSATTSTQPSTATSAPPSTHPGTSTSTQPSTTTSAKPSTHPGTSTSTQPSTTTSAKPSTQPGTATSSPPSTQPGLFLLICLQKAGTVKMNVVLFLGVLKMELSNIFLTALSDGPFSRHLNKVSQTFFVVLCGVVETSALALFCLANPINVSLVALVSVAIVFNIIELVIVCLPIGPSHELKEISDHVVKVSSFIHQTFTTAAIFVGILEVDKHKGTRTDSRILKVMVAFTVLLLLFEMWVFISSTQRKAMLRRKTGCPANRERGRPRGKQKKLGAAKGIVIAVSVIFIVAFLCFGVTVAVMILGCHQESGCA, translated from the exons ATGTTATACAAATACTTTAAG ATGTGGACGTTTATTCTGATTGGACTTAACATCATCTCAATGGTTTACGGGTATGCGAGCGGTTACTTCCCAGAGACGTGTGGAACTATGTTACCTCTGCACGATGCCGATCCTCAGACCTCGAAGCCGCCTTACGAGGTTTCTTACCAACAGGGACACGTTAGAGACCCGATCACAG TCTGTCTCAGCAGCCCGACAGGCAAAGATTTCATGGGATTTATGTTGAAGGCTCTGGACACGAGCAAAGAAGAAGGACCACCTCTTGGAAAATTCACCTTGCTTGATTCTGGATTAGATCAACTCTTGACTTGTAGTGGTTCAGGA gaGGGCTCGGCTGTCAGTCACAAGAATAATAGAAGAAAGACTCGGATTTGTGTCAACTGGACGGCACCGCAGGACGCAGGCGCCAGTACGACTTTCAG AGCCACATTTTCTGAGACTTATAAAACATTCTGGACAAAAGTGGATGCAATTcttccaccccccaccccaataCCAAGTACTCTACCAAGTACTCAACCAAGTACTGCTACAAGTACTCAACCAAGTACTGCTACAAGTGCTCAACCAAGTACTGCTACAAGTGCTCCTTCAAGTACTCAACCAGGTACTAGTACAAGTACTCAACCAAGTGCTACTACTAGTACTCAACCAAGTACTGCTACAAGTGCTCCTCCAAGTACTCATCCAGGTACTAGTACAAGTACTCAACCAAGTACTACTACAAGTGCTAAACCGAGTACTCATCCAGGTACTAGTACAAGTACTCAACCAAGTACTACTACAAGTGCTAAACCAAGTACTCAACCAGGTACTGCTACAAGTTCTCCTCCAAGTACTCAACCAG GGCTGTTTCTCTTGATCTGCCTCCAGAAAGCCGGCACTGTGAAGATGAATGTTGTCCTTTTCTTGGGGGTACTTAAAATG GAACTGTCAAATATATTTCTTACTGCCCTCTCCGACGGCCCCTTTTCTCGTCATCTAAATAAG GTGTCTCAGACATTCTTCGTGGTGCTGTGTGGGGTTGTTGAAACATCCGCTCTGGCCTTGTTTTGTCTGGCCAACCCTATCAAC GTCTCTCTCGTGGCTCTTGTGTCTGTGGCGATAGTGTTTAATATCATAGAGCTGGTGATCGTCTGTCTGCCAATTGGACCCAGTCATGAACT AAAGGAGATCAGTGACCACGTTGTCAAAGTGTCTTCCTTCATCCACCAGACCTTCACAA CTGCTGCCATCTTTGTTGGTATTTTGGAGGTTGACAAACACAAAGGGACCCGGACGGACTCTCGGATTCTGAAAGTGATGGTAGCTTTCACAGTGTTACTACTGCTGTTTGAAATGTGGGTTTTCATAAGCAGCACTCAAAGGAAAGCGATGCTGAGAAGGAAAACAG GGTGTCCAGCAAACCGTGAGAGGGGCAGGCCAAGAGGAAAACAG aAGAAGCTCGGTGCAGCTAAAGGGATCGTCATCGCTGTCTCAGTCATCTTCATCGtcgcattcttgtgttttggtgTCACTGTGGCTGTCATGATACTCGGATGTCATCAAGAGTCGGGATGTGCATGA
- the LOC120824395 gene encoding uncharacterized protein LOC120824395 isoform X11, with product MLYKYFKMWTFILIGLNIISMVYGYASGYFPETCGTMLPLHDADPQTSKPPYEVSYQQGHVRDPITVCLSSPTGKDFMGFMLKALDTSKEEGPPLGKFTLLDSGLDQLLTCSGSGEGSAVSHKNNRRKTRICVNWTAPQDAGASTTFRATFSETYKTFWTKVDAILPPPTPIPSTLPSTQPSTATSTQPSTATSAQPSTATSAPSSTQPGLFLLICLQKAGTVKMNVVLFLGVLKMELSNIFLTALSDGPFSRHLNKVSQTFFVVLCGVVETSALALFCLANPINVSLVALVSVAIVFNIIELVIVCLPIGPSHELKEISDHVVKVSSFIHQTFTTAAIFVGILEVDKHKGTRTDSRILKVMVAFTVLLLLFEMWVFISSTQRKAMLRRKTGCPANRERGRPRGKQKKLGAAKGIVIAVSVIFIVAFLCFGVTVAVMILGCHQESGCA from the exons ATGTTATACAAATACTTTAAG ATGTGGACGTTTATTCTGATTGGACTTAACATCATCTCAATGGTTTACGGGTATGCGAGCGGTTACTTCCCAGAGACGTGTGGAACTATGTTACCTCTGCACGATGCCGATCCTCAGACCTCGAAGCCGCCTTACGAGGTTTCTTACCAACAGGGACACGTTAGAGACCCGATCACAG TCTGTCTCAGCAGCCCGACAGGCAAAGATTTCATGGGATTTATGTTGAAGGCTCTGGACACGAGCAAAGAAGAAGGACCACCTCTTGGAAAATTCACCTTGCTTGATTCTGGATTAGATCAACTCTTGACTTGTAGTGGTTCAGGA gaGGGCTCGGCTGTCAGTCACAAGAATAATAGAAGAAAGACTCGGATTTGTGTCAACTGGACGGCACCGCAGGACGCAGGCGCCAGTACGACTTTCAG AGCCACATTTTCTGAGACTTATAAAACATTCTGGACAAAAGTGGATGCAATTcttccaccccccaccccaataCCAAGTACTCTACCAAGTACTCAACCAAGTACTGCTACAAGTACTCAACCAAGTACTGCTACAAGTGCTCAACCAAGTACTGCTACAAGTGCTCCTTCAAGTACTCAACCAG GGCTGTTTCTCTTGATCTGCCTCCAGAAAGCCGGCACTGTGAAGATGAATGTTGTCCTTTTCTTGGGGGTACTTAAAATG GAACTGTCAAATATATTTCTTACTGCCCTCTCCGACGGCCCCTTTTCTCGTCATCTAAATAAG GTGTCTCAGACATTCTTCGTGGTGCTGTGTGGGGTTGTTGAAACATCCGCTCTGGCCTTGTTTTGTCTGGCCAACCCTATCAAC GTCTCTCTCGTGGCTCTTGTGTCTGTGGCGATAGTGTTTAATATCATAGAGCTGGTGATCGTCTGTCTGCCAATTGGACCCAGTCATGAACT AAAGGAGATCAGTGACCACGTTGTCAAAGTGTCTTCCTTCATCCACCAGACCTTCACAA CTGCTGCCATCTTTGTTGGTATTTTGGAGGTTGACAAACACAAAGGGACCCGGACGGACTCTCGGATTCTGAAAGTGATGGTAGCTTTCACAGTGTTACTACTGCTGTTTGAAATGTGGGTTTTCATAAGCAGCACTCAAAGGAAAGCGATGCTGAGAAGGAAAACAG GGTGTCCAGCAAACCGTGAGAGGGGCAGGCCAAGAGGAAAACAG aAGAAGCTCGGTGCAGCTAAAGGGATCGTCATCGCTGTCTCAGTCATCTTCATCGtcgcattcttgtgttttggtgTCACTGTGGCTGTCATGATACTCGGATGTCATCAAGAGTCGGGATGTGCATGA
- the LOC120824395 gene encoding uncharacterized protein LOC120824395 isoform X3 yields the protein MLYKYFKMWTFILIGLNIISMVYGYASGYFPETCGTMLPLHDADPQTSKPPYEVSYQQGHVRDPITVCLSSPTGKDFMGFMLKALDTSKEEGPPLGKFTLLDSGLDQLLTCSGSGEGSAVSHKNNRRKTRICVNWTAPQDAGASTTFRATFSETYKTFWTKVDAILPPPTPIPSTLPSTQPSTATSTQPSTATSAQPSTATSAPSSTQPGTSTSTQPSATTSTQPSTATSAPPSTHPGTSTSTQPSTTTSAKPSTHPGTSTSTQPSTTTSAKPSTQPGTATSSPPSTQPGTSTSTQPSATTSTQPSTTTSTHPATSTSTQTSTTTSPHPGTSKSTTISTKPITIITSTATQQADNISSLLEKAGTVKMNVVLFLGVLKMELSNIFLTALSDGPFSRHLNKVSQTFFVVLCGVVETSALALFCLANPINVSLVALVSVAIVFNIIELVIVCLPIGPSHELKEISDHVVKVSSFIHQTFTTAAIFVGILEVDKHKGTRTDSRILKVMVAFTVLLLLFEMWVFISSTQRKAMLRRKTGCPANRERGRPRGKQKLGAAKGIVIAVSVIFIVAFLCFGVTVAVMILGCHQESGCA from the exons ATGTTATACAAATACTTTAAG ATGTGGACGTTTATTCTGATTGGACTTAACATCATCTCAATGGTTTACGGGTATGCGAGCGGTTACTTCCCAGAGACGTGTGGAACTATGTTACCTCTGCACGATGCCGATCCTCAGACCTCGAAGCCGCCTTACGAGGTTTCTTACCAACAGGGACACGTTAGAGACCCGATCACAG TCTGTCTCAGCAGCCCGACAGGCAAAGATTTCATGGGATTTATGTTGAAGGCTCTGGACACGAGCAAAGAAGAAGGACCACCTCTTGGAAAATTCACCTTGCTTGATTCTGGATTAGATCAACTCTTGACTTGTAGTGGTTCAGGA gaGGGCTCGGCTGTCAGTCACAAGAATAATAGAAGAAAGACTCGGATTTGTGTCAACTGGACGGCACCGCAGGACGCAGGCGCCAGTACGACTTTCAG AGCCACATTTTCTGAGACTTATAAAACATTCTGGACAAAAGTGGATGCAATTcttccaccccccaccccaataCCAAGTACTCTACCAAGTACTCAACCAAGTACTGCTACAAGTACTCAACCAAGTACTGCTACAAGTGCTCAACCAAGTACTGCTACAAGTGCTCCTTCAAGTACTCAACCAGGTACTAGTACAAGTACTCAACCAAGTGCTACTACTAGTACTCAACCAAGTACTGCTACAAGTGCTCCTCCAAGTACTCATCCAGGTACTAGTACAAGTACTCAACCAAGTACTACTACAAGTGCTAAACCGAGTACTCATCCAGGTACTAGTACAAGTACTCAACCAAGTACTACTACAAGTGCTAAACCAAGTACTCAACCAGGTACTGCTACAAGTTCTCCTCCAAGTACTCAACCAGGTACTAGTACAAGTACTCAACCAAGTGCTACCACTAGTACTCAACCAAGTACTACTACAAGTACTCATCCAGCTACTAGTACGAGTACTCAAACAAGCACTACTACAAGTCCTCATCCGGGTACCAGTAAAAGTACTACAATAAGTACTAAACCAATTACAATTATTACAAGCACGGCCACTCAGCAGGCGGACAATATTTCCAGCCTATTGGAG AAAGCCGGCACTGTGAAGATGAATGTTGTCCTTTTCTTGGGGGTACTTAAAATG GAACTGTCAAATATATTTCTTACTGCCCTCTCCGACGGCCCCTTTTCTCGTCATCTAAATAAG GTGTCTCAGACATTCTTCGTGGTGCTGTGTGGGGTTGTTGAAACATCCGCTCTGGCCTTGTTTTGTCTGGCCAACCCTATCAAC GTCTCTCTCGTGGCTCTTGTGTCTGTGGCGATAGTGTTTAATATCATAGAGCTGGTGATCGTCTGTCTGCCAATTGGACCCAGTCATGAACT AAAGGAGATCAGTGACCACGTTGTCAAAGTGTCTTCCTTCATCCACCAGACCTTCACAA CTGCTGCCATCTTTGTTGGTATTTTGGAGGTTGACAAACACAAAGGGACCCGGACGGACTCTCGGATTCTGAAAGTGATGGTAGCTTTCACAGTGTTACTACTGCTGTTTGAAATGTGGGTTTTCATAAGCAGCACTCAAAGGAAAGCGATGCTGAGAAGGAAAACAG GGTGTCCAGCAAACCGTGAGAGGGGCAGGCCAAGAGGAAAACAG AAGCTCGGTGCAGCTAAAGGGATCGTCATCGCTGTCTCAGTCATCTTCATCGtcgcattcttgtgttttggtgTCACTGTGGCTGTCATGATACTCGGATGTCATCAAGAGTCGGGATGTGCATGA
- the LOC120824395 gene encoding uncharacterized protein LOC120824395 isoform X10, whose protein sequence is MLYKYFKMWTFILIGLNIISMVYGYASGYFPETCGTMLPLHDADPQTSKPPYEVSYQQGHVRDPITVCLSSPTGKDFMGFMLKALDTSKEEGPPLGKFTLLDSGLDQLLTCSGSGEGSAVSHKNNRRKTRICVNWTAPQDAGASTTFRATFSETYKTFWTKVDAILPPPTPIPSTLPSTQPSTATSTQPSTATSAQPSTATSAPSSTQPGTSTSTQPSATTSTQPSTATSAPPSTHPGTSTSTQPSTTTSAKPSTHPGTSTSTQPSTTTSAKPSTQPGTATSSPPSTQPGTSTSTQPSATTSTQPSTTTSTHPATSTSTQTSTTTSPHPGTSKSTTISTKPITIITSTATQQADNISSLLEVSSTTLCRFPHSRYSKCVAFCGIWRCGGRLKAKHPTAQLGLPETVVTLAAECKSVATPFASKAILTRTTAPTKFRQWAAVQLFGVLKSCHIGVSVGHAILNK, encoded by the exons ATGTTATACAAATACTTTAAG ATGTGGACGTTTATTCTGATTGGACTTAACATCATCTCAATGGTTTACGGGTATGCGAGCGGTTACTTCCCAGAGACGTGTGGAACTATGTTACCTCTGCACGATGCCGATCCTCAGACCTCGAAGCCGCCTTACGAGGTTTCTTACCAACAGGGACACGTTAGAGACCCGATCACAG TCTGTCTCAGCAGCCCGACAGGCAAAGATTTCATGGGATTTATGTTGAAGGCTCTGGACACGAGCAAAGAAGAAGGACCACCTCTTGGAAAATTCACCTTGCTTGATTCTGGATTAGATCAACTCTTGACTTGTAGTGGTTCAGGA gaGGGCTCGGCTGTCAGTCACAAGAATAATAGAAGAAAGACTCGGATTTGTGTCAACTGGACGGCACCGCAGGACGCAGGCGCCAGTACGACTTTCAG AGCCACATTTTCTGAGACTTATAAAACATTCTGGACAAAAGTGGATGCAATTcttccaccccccaccccaataCCAAGTACTCTACCAAGTACTCAACCAAGTACTGCTACAAGTACTCAACCAAGTACTGCTACAAGTGCTCAACCAAGTACTGCTACAAGTGCTCCTTCAAGTACTCAACCAGGTACTAGTACAAGTACTCAACCAAGTGCTACTACTAGTACTCAACCAAGTACTGCTACAAGTGCTCCTCCAAGTACTCATCCAGGTACTAGTACAAGTACTCAACCAAGTACTACTACAAGTGCTAAACCGAGTACTCATCCAGGTACTAGTACAAGTACTCAACCAAGTACTACTACAAGTGCTAAACCAAGTACTCAACCAGGTACTGCTACAAGTTCTCCTCCAAGTACTCAACCAGGTACTAGTACAAGTACTCAACCAAGTGCTACCACTAGTACTCAACCAAGTACTACTACAAGTACTCATCCAGCTACTAGTACGAGTACTCAAACAAGCACTACTACAAGTCCTCATCCGGGTACCAGTAAAAGTACTACAATAAGTACTAAACCAATTACAATTATTACAAGCACGGCCACTCAGCAGGCGGACAATATTTCCAGCCTATTGGAGGTAAGCAGCACGACGCTGTGCAGATTCCCGCATTCAAGGTATTCAAAGTGTGTGGCATTTTGTGGAATCTGGCGGTGTGGTGGAAGGCTGAAAGCAAAGCACCCCACTGCTCAATTAGGACTTCCCGAGACAGTGGTAACGCTCGCCGCTGAGTGCAAAAGCGTGGCCACGCCATTCGCCTCAAAGGCCATCCTCACCAGGACGACGGCCCCAACCAAATTCAGACAGTGGGCGGCGGTACAACTTTTTGGAGTTTTAAAATCCTGTCACATCGGAGTTTCAGTTGGTCATGCaatactgaataaataa
- the LOC120824395 gene encoding uncharacterized protein LOC120824395 isoform X13, with protein MLYKYFKMWTFILIGLNIISMVYGYASGYFPETCGTMLPLHDADPQTSKPPYEVSYQQGHVRDPITVCLSSPTGKDFMGFMLKALDTSKEEGPPLGKFTLLDSGLDQLLTCSGSGEGSAVSHKNNRRKTRICVNWTAPQDAGASTTFRATFSETYKTFWTKVDAILPPPTPIPSTLPSTQPSTATSTQPSTATSAQPSTATSAPSSTQPGLFLLICLQKAGTVKMNVVLFLGVLKMELSNIFLTALSDGPFSRHLNKVSQTFFVVLCGVVETSALALFCLANPINVSLVALVSVAIVFNIIELVIVCLPIGPSHELKEISDHVVKVSSFIHQTFTTAAIFVGILEVDKHKGTRTDSRILKVMVAFTVLLLLFEMWVFISSTQRKAMLRRKTGCPANRERGRPRGKQKLGAAKGIVIAVSVIFIVAFLCFGVTVAVMILGCHQESGCA; from the exons ATGTTATACAAATACTTTAAG ATGTGGACGTTTATTCTGATTGGACTTAACATCATCTCAATGGTTTACGGGTATGCGAGCGGTTACTTCCCAGAGACGTGTGGAACTATGTTACCTCTGCACGATGCCGATCCTCAGACCTCGAAGCCGCCTTACGAGGTTTCTTACCAACAGGGACACGTTAGAGACCCGATCACAG TCTGTCTCAGCAGCCCGACAGGCAAAGATTTCATGGGATTTATGTTGAAGGCTCTGGACACGAGCAAAGAAGAAGGACCACCTCTTGGAAAATTCACCTTGCTTGATTCTGGATTAGATCAACTCTTGACTTGTAGTGGTTCAGGA gaGGGCTCGGCTGTCAGTCACAAGAATAATAGAAGAAAGACTCGGATTTGTGTCAACTGGACGGCACCGCAGGACGCAGGCGCCAGTACGACTTTCAG AGCCACATTTTCTGAGACTTATAAAACATTCTGGACAAAAGTGGATGCAATTcttccaccccccaccccaataCCAAGTACTCTACCAAGTACTCAACCAAGTACTGCTACAAGTACTCAACCAAGTACTGCTACAAGTGCTCAACCAAGTACTGCTACAAGTGCTCCTTCAAGTACTCAACCAG GGCTGTTTCTCTTGATCTGCCTCCAGAAAGCCGGCACTGTGAAGATGAATGTTGTCCTTTTCTTGGGGGTACTTAAAATG GAACTGTCAAATATATTTCTTACTGCCCTCTCCGACGGCCCCTTTTCTCGTCATCTAAATAAG GTGTCTCAGACATTCTTCGTGGTGCTGTGTGGGGTTGTTGAAACATCCGCTCTGGCCTTGTTTTGTCTGGCCAACCCTATCAAC GTCTCTCTCGTGGCTCTTGTGTCTGTGGCGATAGTGTTTAATATCATAGAGCTGGTGATCGTCTGTCTGCCAATTGGACCCAGTCATGAACT AAAGGAGATCAGTGACCACGTTGTCAAAGTGTCTTCCTTCATCCACCAGACCTTCACAA CTGCTGCCATCTTTGTTGGTATTTTGGAGGTTGACAAACACAAAGGGACCCGGACGGACTCTCGGATTCTGAAAGTGATGGTAGCTTTCACAGTGTTACTACTGCTGTTTGAAATGTGGGTTTTCATAAGCAGCACTCAAAGGAAAGCGATGCTGAGAAGGAAAACAG GGTGTCCAGCAAACCGTGAGAGGGGCAGGCCAAGAGGAAAACAG AAGCTCGGTGCAGCTAAAGGGATCGTCATCGCTGTCTCAGTCATCTTCATCGtcgcattcttgtgttttggtgTCACTGTGGCTGTCATGATACTCGGATGTCATCAAGAGTCGGGATGTGCATGA
- the LOC120824395 gene encoding uncharacterized protein LOC120824395 isoform X5, with the protein MWTFILIGLNIISMVYGYASGYFPETCGTMLPLHDADPQTSKPPYEVSYQQGHVRDPITVCLSSPTGKDFMGFMLKALDTSKEEGPPLGKFTLLDSGLDQLLTCSGSGEGSAVSHKNNRRKTRICVNWTAPQDAGASTTFRATFSETYKTFWTKVDAILPPPTPIPSTLPSTQPSTATSTQPSTATSAQPSTATSAPSSTQPGTSTSTQPSATTSTQPSTATSAPPSTHPGTSTSTQPSTTTSAKPSTHPGTSTSTQPSTTTSAKPSTQPGTATSSPPSTQPGTSTSTQPSATTSTQPSTTTSTHPATSTSTQTSTTTSPHPGTSKSTTISTKPITIITSTATQQADNISSLLEKAGTVKMNVVLFLGVLKMELSNIFLTALSDGPFSRHLNKVSQTFFVVLCGVVETSALALFCLANPINVSLVALVSVAIVFNIIELVIVCLPIGPSHELKEISDHVVKVSSFIHQTFTTAAIFVGILEVDKHKGTRTDSRILKVMVAFTVLLLLFEMWVFISSTQRKAMLRRKTGCPANRERGRPRGKQKKLGAAKGIVIAVSVIFIVAFLCFGVTVAVMILGCHQESGCA; encoded by the exons ATGTGGACGTTTATTCTGATTGGACTTAACATCATCTCAATGGTTTACGGGTATGCGAGCGGTTACTTCCCAGAGACGTGTGGAACTATGTTACCTCTGCACGATGCCGATCCTCAGACCTCGAAGCCGCCTTACGAGGTTTCTTACCAACAGGGACACGTTAGAGACCCGATCACAG TCTGTCTCAGCAGCCCGACAGGCAAAGATTTCATGGGATTTATGTTGAAGGCTCTGGACACGAGCAAAGAAGAAGGACCACCTCTTGGAAAATTCACCTTGCTTGATTCTGGATTAGATCAACTCTTGACTTGTAGTGGTTCAGGA gaGGGCTCGGCTGTCAGTCACAAGAATAATAGAAGAAAGACTCGGATTTGTGTCAACTGGACGGCACCGCAGGACGCAGGCGCCAGTACGACTTTCAG AGCCACATTTTCTGAGACTTATAAAACATTCTGGACAAAAGTGGATGCAATTcttccaccccccaccccaataCCAAGTACTCTACCAAGTACTCAACCAAGTACTGCTACAAGTACTCAACCAAGTACTGCTACAAGTGCTCAACCAAGTACTGCTACAAGTGCTCCTTCAAGTACTCAACCAGGTACTAGTACAAGTACTCAACCAAGTGCTACTACTAGTACTCAACCAAGTACTGCTACAAGTGCTCCTCCAAGTACTCATCCAGGTACTAGTACAAGTACTCAACCAAGTACTACTACAAGTGCTAAACCGAGTACTCATCCAGGTACTAGTACAAGTACTCAACCAAGTACTACTACAAGTGCTAAACCAAGTACTCAACCAGGTACTGCTACAAGTTCTCCTCCAAGTACTCAACCAGGTACTAGTACAAGTACTCAACCAAGTGCTACCACTAGTACTCAACCAAGTACTACTACAAGTACTCATCCAGCTACTAGTACGAGTACTCAAACAAGCACTACTACAAGTCCTCATCCGGGTACCAGTAAAAGTACTACAATAAGTACTAAACCAATTACAATTATTACAAGCACGGCCACTCAGCAGGCGGACAATATTTCCAGCCTATTGGAG AAAGCCGGCACTGTGAAGATGAATGTTGTCCTTTTCTTGGGGGTACTTAAAATG GAACTGTCAAATATATTTCTTACTGCCCTCTCCGACGGCCCCTTTTCTCGTCATCTAAATAAG GTGTCTCAGACATTCTTCGTGGTGCTGTGTGGGGTTGTTGAAACATCCGCTCTGGCCTTGTTTTGTCTGGCCAACCCTATCAAC GTCTCTCTCGTGGCTCTTGTGTCTGTGGCGATAGTGTTTAATATCATAGAGCTGGTGATCGTCTGTCTGCCAATTGGACCCAGTCATGAACT AAAGGAGATCAGTGACCACGTTGTCAAAGTGTCTTCCTTCATCCACCAGACCTTCACAA CTGCTGCCATCTTTGTTGGTATTTTGGAGGTTGACAAACACAAAGGGACCCGGACGGACTCTCGGATTCTGAAAGTGATGGTAGCTTTCACAGTGTTACTACTGCTGTTTGAAATGTGGGTTTTCATAAGCAGCACTCAAAGGAAAGCGATGCTGAGAAGGAAAACAG GGTGTCCAGCAAACCGTGAGAGGGGCAGGCCAAGAGGAAAACAG aAGAAGCTCGGTGCAGCTAAAGGGATCGTCATCGCTGTCTCAGTCATCTTCATCGtcgcattcttgtgttttggtgTCACTGTGGCTGTCATGATACTCGGATGTCATCAAGAGTCGGGATGTGCATGA